From one Mycolicibacterium sp. HK-90 genomic stretch:
- a CDS encoding MerR family transcriptional regulator, with the protein MAMKISELEAHTGVGRHALRYYERQGLLGEVQRTTGNYRDYPESLVKQVQLLKSMQALGFSLTEIRQVLDGLRSSDIDCLDGARLLAEKRQRIEENIRNLREVSRTLHQEQKRLERRAQRHGKRLN; encoded by the coding sequence ATGGCCATGAAAATCAGTGAACTGGAAGCACATACGGGCGTCGGCCGCCACGCTCTGCGTTACTACGAACGCCAGGGTCTACTGGGCGAAGTGCAACGGACCACGGGTAATTACCGGGACTATCCCGAATCTCTGGTCAAACAGGTCCAATTGCTCAAGAGCATGCAAGCGCTTGGTTTCTCCCTGACCGAGATTCGGCAGGTGCTCGACGGACTCCGCTCGAGCGATATCGACTGCCTAGACGGAGCGCGTCTGTTGGCCGAAAAGCGTCAGCGCATCGAGGAGAACATCCGCAATCTTCGCGAGGTCAGCAGGACGTTGCATCAAGAGCAGAAGCGTCTGGAACGCAGAGCGCAACGGCACGGAAAACGCCTGAACTAG
- a CDS encoding phage baseplate assembly protein V has product MSNEKLYGVYRGLVAGNVDPEMAGRVSVALPADAGGGTLWAPVARPVASIADEVPEVGAEVLVAFEAGDPDRPFVIGMVRHDPQTPAVRNLRMRSGYEVVIDEPGQQLRLLHSNGTECVLADDGTLTITAPVLNIHTGTARFDGIIICTTMIATTGVISPSYTPGVGNLM; this is encoded by the coding sequence ATGAGCAACGAGAAGCTATACGGGGTCTACCGTGGCCTCGTCGCGGGGAATGTCGATCCCGAGATGGCCGGGAGGGTCTCGGTCGCGTTGCCGGCCGATGCCGGCGGCGGGACACTGTGGGCGCCCGTGGCCCGACCCGTCGCGAGCATCGCGGACGAAGTGCCGGAGGTCGGGGCGGAGGTCCTCGTCGCGTTCGAAGCGGGCGACCCCGACCGCCCATTCGTGATCGGTATGGTACGGCACGATCCGCAGACGCCTGCCGTCCGGAACTTGAGGATGCGCAGTGGCTACGAGGTGGTGATCGACGAGCCCGGACAGCAACTGCGGCTGCTCCATTCCAACGGAACTGAATGCGTGCTGGCGGACGATGGGACTCTGACGATCACCGCACCGGTGCTCAATATCCACACGGGAACAGCACGATTCGACGGCATCATCATCTGCACGACCATGATCGCGACCACCGGCGTGATATCGCCGTCCTACACACCGGGCGTGGGCAACCTGATGTGA
- a CDS encoding MerR family transcriptional regulator → MSWSIQQAARVSGVTARTLRYYDEIGLLPPARVGANGYRYYEREQLLRLQQILLLRELGLDLETIGKVVDAQHDPIDALRQHHHRLLAERGRLDRLAATVAATIKHLEEGTDMPAEHIFEGFEMSRAYLDELEARRVESTGSTEQPEISEIKRNIAGRSEQDFEDFNAEGADLTRRMLVLLRDGVAADDARTFAVLDDDLAVQRKLWSPDKASYIALAEALRQPSDLRSHYDAQDPRLAEYLREAMLAYAERRMQ, encoded by the coding sequence GTGAGTTGGTCGATCCAGCAAGCAGCGCGGGTATCGGGCGTGACGGCTCGGACGCTGCGCTACTACGACGAGATTGGGCTGTTGCCGCCGGCTCGTGTCGGTGCCAACGGATACCGCTATTACGAGCGGGAGCAGTTGCTGAGGCTGCAGCAGATTCTGTTGCTCCGCGAGCTCGGGCTGGATCTGGAGACGATCGGAAAAGTGGTTGACGCACAACATGATCCGATCGACGCATTGCGTCAGCATCACCACAGGCTTCTTGCCGAACGAGGCCGGTTGGACCGCCTGGCGGCCACGGTGGCCGCCACCATCAAACACCTGGAGGAGGGAACCGACATGCCCGCAGAGCACATCTTCGAAGGTTTCGAAATGAGTCGCGCGTACCTCGATGAACTGGAAGCTCGCCGTGTCGAAAGCACCGGCAGTACAGAGCAACCCGAAATATCGGAGATCAAGCGGAACATCGCCGGAAGGTCCGAACAGGACTTCGAGGATTTCAACGCCGAGGGTGCCGATCTGACCCGACGCATGCTGGTGCTGCTGCGCGACGGTGTGGCTGCCGACGACGCGCGGACATTCGCGGTTCTCGACGACGATCTGGCCGTGCAGCGCAAGCTGTGGAGTCCCGACAAGGCCAGCTACATCGCCTTGGCCGAGGCGTTACGGCAACCTTCAGATCTACGCTCCCACTACGATGCCCAGGATCCCCGGTTGGCCGAGTACCTGCGCGAAGCGATGCTCGCTTACGCCGAGCGACGGATGCAATGA
- a CDS encoding SRPBCC family protein: MYLLADVVTSVACSHVRAFEYAANLENFANWFPGVVSIAPGDDSPAATIGKEYTETVSVPLRGTRSVTIRVTDAVAPHCIATQGDLRPLLPRMEMDILRTGPDTCEVRWRMMSRNENRLATLMVLPVAARVIRRRATTGLRNLKLQLETEPGDTTGAQQITPDRRSR, translated from the coding sequence ATGTATCTGCTAGCCGACGTGGTTACCAGCGTTGCGTGCTCACACGTGAGAGCGTTCGAATACGCGGCCAACCTGGAGAACTTCGCCAATTGGTTCCCCGGCGTTGTGAGCATCGCGCCGGGTGACGATTCGCCCGCGGCGACGATCGGAAAGGAGTACACCGAAACGGTGTCGGTCCCGCTACGTGGAACGCGGTCGGTCACCATTCGAGTGACAGATGCCGTGGCGCCCCACTGCATCGCCACCCAGGGCGATCTGCGCCCGCTGCTGCCACGTATGGAAATGGATATTCTTCGCACCGGACCGGACACCTGTGAAGTGCGATGGCGGATGATGAGTCGCAATGAGAACCGTCTCGCCACCCTTATGGTGTTGCCCGTTGCTGCACGGGTGATACGTCGACGGGCAACGACCGGGCTCCGCAATCTCAAACTGCAACTCGAAACTGAACCTGGTGATACCACTGGCGCACAACAGATTACGCCAGATCGACGCTCCCGCTGA
- a CDS encoding diiron oxygenase: protein MALTKAVRRWRDGMQVSDDADYCARLETLSEGSVRRNFNPYLDIPWDSPEFKVTANDPRWVLAEDSDPIGMSPWYQAQPLEKQIAIGMWRQANVAKAGLQFENMLIRGILNYTFWVPNGSPEYRYCLHEAVEECNHTLMFQEMVNHAGVDVPGLVRWLRWMHWLPPLFASPMPVFFFMMVLCGEEPIDHMQKSILREGKPIHPVMERVMAIHVAEEARHISFAHEFLRRRIPEMRRLNRFGLSIIYPLSFRLAASLIAKPPRSFWREFEIPRSVKKEIYWRAPESRAMLREIYGDVRMLAVDTGLMNPIAKILWRILRIDGPASRYRSEPVRQAVGAA, encoded by the coding sequence ATGGCATTAACGAAGGCGGTCCGTCGGTGGCGGGACGGAATGCAGGTCAGCGACGACGCGGACTACTGCGCGAGGTTGGAGACCCTCTCCGAGGGATCGGTCCGCCGCAACTTCAATCCGTATCTGGACATCCCGTGGGACTCGCCAGAGTTCAAGGTGACCGCGAACGACCCGCGCTGGGTGCTGGCGGAGGACAGTGACCCCATCGGGATGAGCCCGTGGTACCAGGCGCAGCCGCTGGAGAAGCAGATCGCGATCGGCATGTGGCGTCAGGCCAATGTCGCCAAGGCCGGCCTGCAATTCGAGAACATGCTGATCCGAGGAATCCTGAACTACACGTTCTGGGTGCCCAACGGCAGCCCCGAATACCGGTACTGCCTGCACGAGGCGGTGGAGGAGTGCAACCACACCCTGATGTTCCAGGAGATGGTGAATCACGCCGGCGTGGATGTCCCAGGGCTGGTGCGGTGGCTCCGATGGATGCACTGGCTGCCGCCGCTGTTCGCGAGCCCGATGCCCGTGTTCTTCTTCATGATGGTGCTGTGCGGCGAGGAGCCGATCGACCACATGCAGAAATCCATCCTGCGCGAGGGTAAACCGATACACCCCGTCATGGAACGCGTGATGGCGATCCACGTCGCCGAGGAAGCCCGGCACATCTCGTTTGCCCATGAATTCCTGCGCCGCCGGATTCCGGAGATGCGGCGGCTCAACCGATTCGGGCTGTCGATCATCTATCCGCTCAGCTTCCGTCTCGCGGCTTCCCTCATCGCCAAGCCTCCGCGCTCGTTCTGGCGCGAGTTCGAGATCCCGCGATCGGTGAAGAAGGAGATCTACTGGCGGGCACCCGAATCCAGGGCGATGCTCAGGGAGATCTACGGCGATGTGCGGATGCTCGCCGTCGATACGGGCCTAATGAACCCGATCGCCAAGATCTTGTGGCGGATTCTGCGCATCGACGGTCCGGCGTCGCGTTACCGGAGCGAACCTGTGCGCCAAGCTGTCGGTGCGGCTTGA